From a region of the Triticum aestivum cultivar Chinese Spring chromosome 7D, IWGSC CS RefSeq v2.1, whole genome shotgun sequence genome:
- the LOC123166975 gene encoding putative F-box/LRR-repeat protein 23, producing MQPPSLHQPPPPATPRGRKGRASRRRDRTWHVTVFNHMPVPWERDWADLPQDAISCILRKLDQVELLLGGAAAVCRSWRRIARHEPELWRCIDARDLPAVPPFGWQAVRTNLVRSALRLSAGQCEVFAAELFDDDLFLFLGEQAPLLKRLYLIKCYYVSKKVFAKVMRKFPLLEELELSMWFGSTEMLEIVAEACPRLKHFSLIKKDRFYKPADDGNAFAIAKMHELRSLYLDSNRLTHKGLTVILDGCPHLEHLNVFECKYLKMDDDLLEKCSRVNMAGPRYSLPYLPCSCCWSPDYPNHEDYEDYREDSYYYIGDHIDDDDLAEHERLLDVKGMRRYLP from the exons ATGCAGCCGCCATcgctccaccagccgccgccgccggccacgccGCGCGGCCGAAAGGGACGAGCCAGCAGGAGGAGAGACCGGACGTGGCACGTCACGGTGTTCAACCACATGCCGGTGCCGTGGGAGAGGGACTGGGCGGACCTTCCCCAGGACGCGATCTCCTGCATCCTCCGCAAGCTGGACCAGGTGGAGCTCCTGCTGGGCGGCGCCGCGGCGGTGTGCCGCTCCTGGCGCCGCATCGCGCGGCACGAGCCCGAGCTGTGGCGCTGCATCGACGCGCGCGACCTGCCGGCCGTTCCGCCCTTCGGCTGGCAGGCCGTCCGCACCAATCTTGTGCGCTCCGCCCTGCGGCTCAGCGCCGGGCAGTGCGAGGTCTTCGCCGCCGAGCTCTTCGACGATGACCTGTTCCTCTTCCTCGGCGAGCA GGCACCCTTATTAAAGAGGCTCTATCTCATCAAGTGTTATTACGTCTCAAAGAAAGTATTTGCAAAGGTTATGCGCAAGTTCCCTCTCCTTGAAGAGCTCGAGCTTTCGATGTGGTTTGGTAGCACAGAAATGCTCGAGATCGTCGCTGAAGCCTGCCCACGCCTGAAGCACTTCAGTCTCATAAAAAAAGATCGTTTTTACAAACCTGCAGATGATGGTAATGCTTTCGCGATTGCGAAGATGCACGAGCTACGTTCCTTGTATCTCGACAGCAACAGACTCACCCACAAAGGGCTGACAGTGATCCTTGATGGCTGTCCCCACCTAGAGCACCTTAACGTTTTCGAATGTAAGTATCTCAAGATGGATGATGACCTGCTGGAGAAGTGTTCTCGAGTTAACATGGCTGGCCCTCGGTACTCTTTGCCATATCTGCCTTGCAGTTGCTGTTGGAGTCCCGACTATCCAAATCACGAGGATTATGAGGATTACCGTGAGGATTCTTATTACTACATCGGTGATCACATCGACGATGATGATCTTGCAGAACACGAGAGGCTTCTTGACGTCAAGGGCATGCGGAGGTACTTGCCCTAG